The Streptomyces puniciscabiei genomic interval TCCCCGCCAGCGCGGCTGCTCCCGCCGATGCGACCGCTCCCCGCCGACGCGGCCGCTCCCCGCCGGCGTGGCTGGTCGCGGCCCTGTGGCTGGTCCCGTCCGTACTCCGGCGGGCCTCAGTCGCAGCCGCAGCCGCTGCCCGTGGCGACCGGCAGCGGGGCCGGCACGCCGATCTTCGGCAGGCCCAGCATGACGCCGGCCGGCTTGGCGGCCTCGGCGGCGTTGCGCTTCTCCCAGGCGTCCCCCGCGCGCGTGCGGCGCACGGAGAGGACGGGGCCCTCGGCGAGGAGGTGGTGCGGGGCGGCGTAGGTCACCTCGACCGTGACGACGTCGCCGGGGCGGACCTCCTGGTCCGGCTTGGTGAAGTGGACCAGCCGGTTGTCGGGGGCACGGCCGGAGAGCCGGTGCGTGGCGCCGTCCTTGCGGCCCTCGCCCTCGGCGACCATCAGCTCGAGCGTGCGGCCGACCTGCTTCTTGTTCTCCTCCCAGGAGATCTCCTCCTGGAGGGCCACCAGCCGCTCGTAGCGCGCCTGGACGACCTCCTTGGGGATCTGGTTCTCCATGGTCGCGGCCGGGGTGCCCGGGCGCTTGGAGTACTGGAAGGTGAAGGCCTGCGCGAACCTCGCCTCACGGACCACGTGCAGCGTCTGCTCGAAGTCCTCCTCGGTCTCGCCGGGGAAGCCCACGATGATGTCGGTGGTGATCGCGGCGTGCGGGATGGCGGCCCGCACCTTCTCGATGATCCCGAGGTAGCGCTCCTGCCGGTAGGAGCGGCGCATCGCCTTCAGGACCGTGTCCGAACCGGACTGCAGCGGCATGTGCAGCTGCGGCATCACGTTGGGCGTCTCGGCCATGGCGGCGATGACGTCGTCGGTGAAGTCACGGGGGTGCGGGGAGGTGAAGCGGACCCGCTCCAGGCCCTCGATCTTCCCGCAGGCGCGCAGCAGCTTGCTGAAGGCCTCGCGGTCGCCGATGTCGGAGCCGTAGGCGTTGACGTTCTGGCCGAGCAGCGTGATCTCGGAGACGCCCTCGGCGACCAGTGCCTCCACCTCGGCGAGGATGTCGCCGGGCCGGCGGTCCTTCTCCTTGCCGCGCAGGGCCGGGACGATACAGAAGGTGCAGGTGTTGTTGCAGCCGACGGAGATCGACACCCAGGCCGCGTAGGCGCTCTCGCGCCGGGTCGGCAGGGTCGACGGGAAGGCCTCCAGCGACTCGGCGATCTCGACCTGCGCCTCCTCCTGCACGCGGGCGCGCTCCAAGAGGACCGGCAGCTTGCCGATGTTGTGCGTGCCGAAGACGACGTCCACCCAGGGCGCCTTCTTCACGATGGTGTCGCGGTCCTTCTGCGCGAGGCAGCCGCCGACCGCGATCTGCATGCCGGGCCGCGAGGCCTTCTTCGGAGCGAGCCGGCCGAGGTTGCCGTACAGCCGGTTGTCGGCGTTCTCGCGCACCGCGCACGTGTTGAACACGACCACGTCCGCGTCCCCGTCCGACCCCTCGGGGGCGCGCACGTATCCGGCGTCTTCGAGCAGGCCGGCCAACCGCTCGGAATCATGGACGTTCATCTGGCACCCGTAAGTGCGCACTTCGTAGGTCTTGGGTGCGTGAACGTCCACTGCGGGGCTCCGGTCGCTGCTGCTGGTCATGGCTCAAGGGTAGGCGGTTCCCGGAGACACCAGTGCCGCCCTCTTGGCGCATCGACCGTGGGCCGCCGGACGATGGAGCAAACCGTCGCGCCGAGGCGAACGAAGCGGCGGCGTAGCGCCACGTCGAGGAAGTGTGTCGCACGCGGCGATGCCGGGAGTCGCCGGCCTCGCAGGAATCGATCGCGCTGGGCTGACGGCTCAGGCACAGCTCTGCACCCTCGACCCCACCGTCGGTGGCGTGCGGGTCGACCGACCGAGGCGGTCACTCGGCCGCGAAGGCCGGCGCGTCCCGGCGTGGCCGCACCCTGCGAAGACGGGGCGCCACCATGGCCGGCGCCCGGCAGGGCATTCTGGACGACCCCGAGCCGTGAGCCCGGCGCCGCGCGGGCAGACCCGGGGGGCGGTCTCTCCGCCCGGCTCGTCTCCTGTCCCGCCGGACGCGCACACTGTAAGCGGAAGGCCATGCGTCATGAGCTGCACACGGAGGTGAGCCATGAGCACCCTCGAGCTGCATGTCGACGTCGACGTCCCGGTCGACAGAGCCTGG includes:
- the miaB gene encoding tRNA (N6-isopentenyl adenosine(37)-C2)-methylthiotransferase MiaB; this translates as MTSSSDRSPAVDVHAPKTYEVRTYGCQMNVHDSERLAGLLEDAGYVRAPEGSDGDADVVVFNTCAVRENADNRLYGNLGRLAPKKASRPGMQIAVGGCLAQKDRDTIVKKAPWVDVVFGTHNIGKLPVLLERARVQEEAQVEIAESLEAFPSTLPTRRESAYAAWVSISVGCNNTCTFCIVPALRGKEKDRRPGDILAEVEALVAEGVSEITLLGQNVNAYGSDIGDREAFSKLLRACGKIEGLERVRFTSPHPRDFTDDVIAAMAETPNVMPQLHMPLQSGSDTVLKAMRRSYRQERYLGIIEKVRAAIPHAAITTDIIVGFPGETEEDFEQTLHVVREARFAQAFTFQYSKRPGTPAATMENQIPKEVVQARYERLVALQEEISWEENKKQVGRTLELMVAEGEGRKDGATHRLSGRAPDNRLVHFTKPDQEVRPGDVVTVEVTYAAPHHLLAEGPVLSVRRTRAGDAWEKRNAAEAAKPAGVMLGLPKIGVPAPLPVATGSGCGCD